One window of Aspergillus oryzae RIB40 DNA, chromosome 3 genomic DNA carries:
- a CDS encoding uncharacterized protein (predicted protein) translates to MRDIGAANRDNVKKLLPALGLYPFTQRLRMTPQQFAELIARAQQEADTHNLKAYFPFKNCRRDGCDTQSAILFQRLVESYCISIEDVPGLTARGNHNVPSSD, encoded by the exons ATGCGAGATATAGGCGCCGCAAACCGTGATAATGTTAAGAAACTGCTTCCCGCGTTGGGACTTTACCCATTTACCCAGCGACTGCGAATGACCCCACAGCAGTTTGCGGAGCTGATAGCGCGAGCACAGCAGGAAGCCGATACCCACAATTTGAAGGCCTACTTTCCCTT TAAAAATTGCCGGAGGGATGGGTGTGATACTCAGTCCGCGATCCTCTTCCAACGATTGGTAGAGAGCTATTGTATCTCTATCGAAGACGTTCCTGGCTTGACTGCCCGAGGGAACCATAATGTTCCATCATCAGATTAG
- a CDS encoding uncharacterized protein (predicted protein) — translation MHRLREPGSMSPGLINKETPTSNTDAADSLPGQEYLAETLSPEVSGTSRSKRKAGTLKQDPSDEKAMTAIKRQRNTMAARRYRQKGRDRISELECALRDMEHERNELRLQLARREAEVAALKEMLRR, via the exons ATGCATCGTTTACGGGAACCGGGTTCAATG AGCCCCGGCTTAATCAATAAAGAAACTCCAACTTCGAACACTGATGCGGCGGACTCATTACCCGGTCAAGAATACCTAGCCGAGACATTATCCCCTGAAGTATCCGGCACCAGTCGTTCTAAGCGCAAAGCAGGCACCCTCAAACAGGATCCTAGCGATGAGAAAGCCATGACAGCCATCAAACGACAGCGTAACACCATGGCTGCGCGGAGATACCGTCAAAAGGGACGAGATCGCATTTCTGAACTGGAGTGCGCCTTGAGAGACATGGAACACGAGCGAAACGAGCTTAGGCTCCAGCTGGCGAGGAGAGAGGCCGAAGTGGCTGCCTTGaaggagatgttgaggaggtAG
- a CDS encoding putative bifunctional fatty acid transporter/acyl-CoA synthetase (FAT1) (acyl-CoA synthetases (AMP-forming)/AMP-acid ligases II) translates to MASALSVGAAAYLNAKLAISTDISTIFNDRAFTARFGQRIAQLGDTTTIYKMLERVIEVDGHGSSDALWFENKTWTYSQLKDLVDRFATVLHGRNINSGDFVGVFTTNSIEMVVTIYALSKLGCVAALINTNLRDDTFIHCLNVSGSKFIISTPDLSEFVCSDLPHIALNISSFDGESAGTTELITAAQLQQLIPLGLIPAKRSPSDFCALIYTSGTTGKPKACAIRNMMTLVTSNPLSTDANNQSKYFPLRTYSPLPLFHGTAFFTGLCYSLGNASTLCLRRKFSASQFWKDVHDSRATRILYIGELCRYLLSTPPSPYDQDHSCIVATGNGLRGEIWERFRQRFAVPEIREFYRSTEGVAKFDNHGVGAWGAGKIGFSGPIRRFFEDDVFIVKYDTETEMPYRDPKTGFCVRAKLGEEGEAIGRVRNRGLLTEYLHNEDATEKKLLRDVFEKGDIFQRTGDLVVQDRDGWVKFQDRVGDTFRWKGENVSAGEIRDHICRIPSVHDAVVYGVKLQGYDGQAGAAGVTLEESSAAVESEFIKNLYRELKKKGVPSYALPRLVRLTEKVATGVTFKQAKGDLAKKGWDPRGDWKGDKLYWLNGKTYEKLDERSWSSIESGQAKL, encoded by the exons ATGGCTTCAGCCCTCTCAGTTGGTGCGGCGGCCTACCTCAATGCCAAACTTGCCATTTCTACCGACATATCCACGATATTCAATGATCGGGCTTTTACCGCGCGCTTCGGCCAGCGAATTGCGCAGCTAGGTGACACAACCACGATCTACAAGATGCTTGAAAGAGTCATCGAAGTCGATGGTCATGGCTCGAGCGATGCGCTCTGGTTTGAGAATAAGACATGGACATATAGTCAATTGAAGGACC TTGTGGATCGATTCGCTACGGTTCTCCATGGACGAAACATTAATTCAGGAGATTTCGTTGGTGTTTTCACTACTAATTCTATAGAAATGGTCGTGACGATTTATGCACTTTCGAAGCTGGGCTGTGTCGCTGCACTTATAAATACGAACCTGAGAG ATGACACATTCATTCACTGCCTCAATGTCTCTGGCTCCAAGTTTATCATCTCAACACCTGATCTATCAGAGTTTGTCTGTTCTGATTTGCCTCATATTGCGCTGAATATATCATCCTTCGACGGTGAATCTGCGGGAACAACAGAACTCATCACAGCCGCGCAATTGCAACAGCTCATCCCCCTTGGCTTGATTCCTGCTAAGAGGTCACCCAGCGATTTTTGCGCTCTAATCTACACTTCTGGAACTACGGGGAAGCCCAAAGCATGTGCAATCCGAAACATGATGACGCTCGTGACATCTAATCCACTCTCGACTGACGCGAACAATCAATCGAAGTACTTCCCACTGCGCACATattctccccttcccctGTTCCACGGCACCGCTTTCTTCACGGGTTTGTGTTACTCTCTTGGAAACGCGAGCACCTTGTGTTTGCGCCGCAAGTTCTCGGCTTCGCAGTTCTGGAAGGATGTGCATGATTCAAGAGCCACGCGTATTTTGTACATTGGCGAGCTGTGCAGGTACCTTCTGTCAACACCTCCTTCACCCTATGACCAAGATCATTCTTGCATTGTGGCTACTGGTAACGGACTCCGCGGGGAAATCTGGGAGCGCTTCCGCCAAAGATTTGCTGTCCCTGAGATCCGCGAGTTCTACCGGTCAACCGAGGGGGTGGCCAAATTCGATAACCATGGTGTCGGAGCGTGGGGTGCAGGAAAAATTGGGTTTTCTGGCCCTATCAGGCGGTTTTTCGAAGACGATGTGTTCATCGTGAAATATGATACTGAGACAGAAATGCCCTACCGGGACCCAAAGACAGGCTTCTGCGTCCGAGCGAAGCttggtgaggaaggagaggcgATTGGGCGAGTTAGAAATCGCGGGCTACTCACTGAGTATCTACACAACGAAGATGCcaccgagaagaagcttcttcGGGATGTGTTCGAGAAAGGCGATATCTTCCAACGTACCGGTGACCTTGTGGTCCAGGACAGAGACGGTTGGGTCAAGTTCCAGGACCGAGTAGGAGACACATTCcgctggaaaggagagaacGTCAGTGCAGGAGAAATCCGAGACCACATCTGCCGAATCCCTTCCGTTCATGATGCCGTCGTTTACGGCGTAAAGCTGCAGGG TTATGATGGACAAGCCGGAGCTGCGGGAGTCACTCTTGAGGAATCTTCCGCGGCCGTGGAGTCAGAATTCATAAAGAACTTGTACCgtgagctgaagaagaagggtgtGCCATCGTACGCTCTGCCGCGGCTTGTCCGGCTCACTGAAAA GGTTGCTACTGGCGTCACTTTCAAGCAAGCTAAAGGTGATTTGGCCAAGAAGGGATGGGATCCACGAGGGGACTGGAAAGGCGATAAGTTATATTGGCTGAACGGAAAGACATACGAGAAGCTTGACGAGCGAAGCTGGTCTTCGATCGAAAGTGGACAGGCGAAGCTGTGA
- a CDS encoding 90S preribosome/SSU processome component KRR1 (rRNA processing protein) encodes MPSTYKRDKPWDTDDIDKWKIEPFKSEDNVAGSFAEESSFATLFPKYREVYLKEAWPLVTRALEKQGIACTLDLVEGSMTVKTTRKTYDPAAILKARDLIKLLARSVPVQQALKILEDGVACDIIKIRSQVRNKERFVKRRQRILGPNGSTLKALELLTQTYILVQGNTVSAMGPYKGLKEVRKVVNDCMANIHPIYHIKELMIKRELAKDPTLANESWDRFLPNFKKRTLSKRRTPFKVTDKSKKVYTPFPPAPEKSKVDLQIESGEYFLSKEAKDRAQKEELMEKQRVKREEKMKERAKAFVPPEELESAKKEKKEKKEKKRKREAEAEADVDGSEKKEKKKKKSKSKESASSDGES; translated from the exons ATGCCATCCACATACAAGAGGGATAAGCCGTGGGATACGGATGACATCGATAAGTGGAAG ATCGAGCCATTCAAATCCGAGGATAATGTCGCTGGTAGCTTCGCCGAGGAATCCTCTTTCGCTACTCTCTTCCCTAAATACCGTGAAGTTTACCTGAAGGAAGCATGGCCACTTGTAACAAGGGCTCTGGAAAAGCAGGGGATCGCTTGTACTCTGGATTTGGTAGAGGGTAGCATGACTGTGAAGACCACCCGGAAGACTTATGACCCAGCCGCAATTCTCAAGGCCCGTGATCTTATCAAGCTGCTTGCCAGAAGTGTGCCTGTGCAACAG GCTTTGAAAATCCTCGAGGATGGCGTCGCATGTGATATCATCAAAATCCGAAGCCAAGTCCGCAACAAAGAACGTTTCGTTAAGCGTCGCCAACGGATCCTAGGACCGAACGGTTCGACTCTCAAAGCTCTCGAGCTCTTAACCCAGACTTATATCCTGGTGCAAGGAAACACTGTCTCCGCAATGGGTCCTTATAAGGGTCTGAAAGAAGTGCGCAAGGTGGTGAACGACTGCATGGCCAACATCCATCCCATCTACCACATCAAGGAGCTCATGATCAAGCGTGAATTGGCCAAGGACCCCACATTAGCCAACGAATCCTGGGACCGATTCCTGCCAAATTTCAAGAAGCGCACCCTCTCGAAGCGTCGCACGCCATTCAAGGTTACCGACAAGTCCAAGAAGGTCTATACTCCTTTCCCACCGGCCccggagaagagcaaggtgGACTTGCAGATCGAGTCGGGCGAGTACTTCTTGTCCAAGGAAGCCAAGGACCGCGcacagaaggaagagcttaTGGAGAAGCAGCGCGTGAAGCGCgaggaaaagatgaaggagcGGGCCAAGGCCTTCGTGCCGCCCGAGGAGCTGGAGAGTGccaaaaaggagaagaaagagaagaaagagaagaagcgaaagcGCGAGgcggaagcagaagcagacgTCGATGGCtccgaaaagaaagagaagaagaagaagaagagcaagtcgAAGGAGAGCGCCTCGTCGGACGGAGAATCTTAA
- a CDS encoding uncharacterized protein (predicted protein) gives MCLTDQQQAVGIYGFWFIQQRFKLGTKTMFSTIAVAIILLDGWGMIGIWTQKFGFHNGWEFWLYQVYYGLFVCPWYSYSQIMISEVAPRGHDFLFFSLFSIVGKTSSFIGPLVSSAIIDATPSGNASMPFYFLFGLSVASFAVLAIWLDLKKSRREQELFLQGKDGNGSGDM, from the exons ATGTGTTTAACCGATCAACAACAGGCAGTGGGGATCTACGGCTTCTGGTTCATCCAGCAACGCTTCAAACTCGGCACCAAAACCATGTTCAGCACCATTGCCGTCGCAATTATATTGCTCGATGGTTGGGGCATGATCGGCATCTGGACACAGAAATTTGGTTTCCATAATGGCTGGGAATTCTGG CTCTACCAAGTATATTACGGTCTTTTCGTCTGCCCGTGGTATAGTTACTCGCAAATCATGATCTCCGAAGTCGCACCCCGGGGCCACGACTTCCTTTTCTTTAGTTTGTTCAGTATCGTTGGCAAGACCTCGTCTTTCATTGGACCTCTTGTCTCGAGTGCGATTATCGATGCAACGCCGTCTGGAAACGCCTCGATGCCTTTCTACTTTCTCTTTGGGCTGAGCGTGGCCAGTTTTGCTGTTTTGGCGATATGGCtggatctgaagaagagtCGACGAGAGCAGGAGCTGTTTCTTCAGGGTAAGGATGGAAATGGGTCGGGAGATATGTAA
- a CDS encoding putative peroxisomal 3-ketoacyl-coA thiolase (Kat1) (3-oxoacyl CoA thiolase) produces the protein MSSPQQRLSSIANQLTSPGAVSAKSKLLAKNPDDVVITLALRTPLTKARKGGLKDTTLDELLISLLTDVRERSKLDPNLVEDVCVGNVLAPGQAYIARSAVLAAGFPVTAAASVANRFCSSGLLAIQNIANQIIAGSIDVGIAVGAESMSTNPDNGAPELSDKITSHPIASQNKQPMGQTSENVASQFGITREMHDQFAAKSYQKAEHAQKAGWFNDEIVPVHTKVKDPKTGEVKNVVVDRDDGIRYGTTAESLGKIRSAFPQWKPSATTGGNASQITDGAAALVLMKRSRAQELGQPILAKFGGATIAGLEPRIMGIGPSIAIPKLLSKVGLTKDDIDIFEINEAFASMGTYCVQKLGLDESKVNPRGGAIAFGHPLGCTGARQVVTALSELRRQNKKVAVTSMCVGTGMGMAGIFISEA, from the exons ATGTCTTCGCCTCAACAACGACTATCTTCTATCGCAAACCAGCTTACGAGCCCTGGTGCTGTGTCCGCAAAGTCAAAGCTCTTGGCGAAGAACCCTGACGATGTG GTGATTACTCTCGCCCTGCGGACTCCTCTTACAAAAGCCAGGAAGGGTGGCTTGAAGGATACTACTTTGGATGAGCTTCTCATCTCACTGCTGACG GATGTGCGCGAGCGGTCGAAACTCGATCCAAACCTTGTCGAAGATGTCTGTGTCGGAAATGTCCTTGCCCCTGGTCAAGCTTACATCGCCCGTTCCGCTGTTTTGGCAGCTGGTTTCCCCGTCACCGCCGCAGCATCAGTTGCCAACCGATTCTGTTCTTCTGGATTGCTGGCGATCCAGAACATTGCCAACCAGATCATTGCCGGTTCAATTGATGTTGGTATCGCAGTTGGAGCAGAGAGCATGAGCACCAACCCCGACAACGGTGCTCCAGAGCTATCTGACAAAATCACATCACACCCAATCGCCTCGCAGAACAAGCAACCCATGGGTCAGACCTCCGAAAATGTCGCATCTCAATTTGGAATCACTCGCGAAATGCACGACCAGTTCGCTGCCAAGAGCTACCAGAAAGCAGAGCATGCCCAGAAGGCTGGCTGGTTCAATGACGAGATTGTTCCCGTTCACACCAAGGTTAAGGATCCTAAGACtggagaagtgaagaatgtTGTGGTCGATCGTGATGATGGTATTCGTTATGGCACGACTGCCGAATCGCTCGGCAAGATTCGTTCAGCCTTCCCTCAGTGGAAGCCCAGTGCTACAACGGGTGGCAATGCTAGCCAAATTACCGACGGCGCCGCAGCACTCGTCCTCATGAAACGATCCCGCGCACAAGAGCTGGGCCAGCCAATTCTGGCCAAGTTCGGCGGGGCCACTATTGCCGGCTTAGAGCCCCGAATCATGGGAATTGGTCCCTCTATCGCCATTCCTAAGCTCCTCTCCAAGGTCGGCTTGACCAAGGATGACattgatatctttgagaTCAACGAGGCGTTTGCATCCATG GGTACTTACTGTGTTCAAAAACTCGGTCTTGACGAATCTAAGGTGAACCCTCGGGGTGGTGCAAT TGCTTTCGGCCACCCGTTGGGATGCACAGGAGCACGACAGGTTGTTACTGCCCTCTCCGAATTGCGGCGACAGAACAAGAAAGTGGCAGTCACCTCCATGTGTGTTGGAACT GGTATGGGCATGGCTGGTATTTTCATCTCCGAGGCTTGA
- a CDS encoding ML domain-containing protein (uncharacterized conserved protein, contains ML domain) — MKFLSTAAALLVCLAPVSTTARSLDFFKSSQSPIQAQAKSVPGNNPLEYCNDPSGDILDIKQVDLSPNPPLPGKTLAITASGTLREKIEDGAYVLLEVKYGLITLVRQTADLCEQLVNVELKCPLGPGDMTLTKQVDLPKQIPPGKYTVQADVFNSDGEHITCLKALNIEFKGPF; from the exons ATGAAGTTCTTATCAACTGCCGCAGCGCTTCTCGTCTGCCTCGCCCCCGTTTCCACCACAGCTCGAagcctcgacttcttcaagtcaTCCCAATCCCCTATCCAAGCACAAGCCAAATCCGTCCCAGGAAACAACCCTCTGGAGTATTGTAATGACCCGTCGGGCGATATCCTAGATATCAAACAGGTGGACTTGTCACCTAACCCACCTCTTCC TGGCAAAACTCTTGCCATCACGGCCTCGGGCACCTTGCGTGAAAAGATCGAGGATGGTGCTTATGTGCTTTTGGAGGTCAAATATGGCTTGATCACTCTTGTCAGGCAGACAGCCGATCTCTGTGAACAGCTCGTCAACGTAGAACTTAAATGTCCTCTGGGACCAGGTGACATGACATTGACCAAGCAGGTCGATTTGCCAAAACAGATTCCTCCG GGCAAATACACTGTTCAAGCCGATGTCTTCAATAGTGATGGTGAGCATATCACTTGCCTGAAGGCCCTTAACATTGAATTTAAGGGTCCCTTCTGA
- a CDS encoding H(+)-transporting V1 sector ATPase subunit F (vacuolar H+-ATPase V1 sector, subunit F), whose amino-acid sequence MAAQAKDRQFLAVIGDEDSVTGLLLAGVGHVTDPPDSQRNFLVVDSKTETSTIEKAFQNFTQERKDIAIVLINQHVAERIRHSVDSFADPFPAVLEIPSKDHPYDPEKDSVLKRVRRLFGE is encoded by the exons ATGGCGGCCCAAGCCAAG GACCGGCAGTTCCTTGCTGTCATCGGAGATGAAGA CTCGGTGACTGGACTTCTTCTCGCAGGTGTTGGC CATGTCACAGACCCCCCCGACTCCCAACGGAATTTCCTCGTGGTAGACTCTAAGACCGAAACCTCTACGATTGAGAAAGCGTTCCAAAACTTCacccaagaaagaaaagatattgCTATCGTTCTCATCAATCAACAC GTTGCAGAGCGCATCCGCCATAGTGTCGATTCCTTTGCCGATCCATTTCCTGCAGTTCTAGAAATTCCAAGCAAGGATCACCCGTACGACCCCGAGAAGGATAGCGTGCTTAAACGGGTGCGGCGTTTATTTGGAGAATAG
- a CDS encoding uncharacterized protein (predicted protein), whose amino-acid sequence MTDSGVPPQESHTQQSRVDEGKSSEQVFQEATPDKDLEQPIAPDQFDVKYCTTKWEIWAYYAYYIGNNGLSLFNFGPTAFQNLLSQAAGDSGTLYFAGRERSINSIVLLSNGISFAIQVVIFLVIGSFADFGTWRPSILITLSIIAYAIGFGWLGVHTADKWHVGVGLYIVGLIAYQTTLTFWTAAFPGLARNTPEMKAKADAYTAGTISRDEYDQADTIERSRLANIAFYVQSCAEVVILAIIVGIMFGVHVNASEENNNWGLSVLIAFASGVWLLVSLPWFFLEKRRPGQDPQGRNIFVAGLWQLYYAMKQVWRLKQSLLYLVGKI is encoded by the exons ATGACAGACTCCGGTGTACCTCCACAGGAATCTCATACCCAACAGTCTCGCGTAGACGAGGGGAAATCCTCAGAGCAGGTTTTCCAGGAAGCCACTCCGGATAAGGATCTGGAACAGCCAATCGCACCTGATCAGTTTGATGTGAAATACTGTACCACAAAATGGGAAATATGGGCATACTATGC TTACTACATTGGAAACAATGGATTGTCTTTATTCA ACTTCGGCCCAACTGCCTTCCAAAACCTACTCAGCCAAGCTGCAGGCGATAGCGGAACTCTCTATTTTGCAGGACGAGAACGCTCTATCAATAGTATCGTTCTTCTCAGCAATGGAATTTCATTCGCCATCCAAGTGGTCATCTTTCTAGTCATCGGCAGTTTCGCCGATTTCGGTACATGGCGACCCAGtatcctcatcacccttTCGATAATCGCATATGCAATCGGGTTCGGCTGGCTTGGCGTTCACACGGCAGACAAATGGCACGTCGGCGTAGGACTGTACATCGTCGGCTTAATCGCCTATCAAACGACGCTGACCTTCTGGACGGCAGCATTCCCGGGTTTGGCGCGCAATACACCCGAAATGAAAGCAAAAGCCGATGCCTATACCGCGGGAACTATATCGCGGGATGAATACGATCAAGCCGATACAATAGAACGGAGTAGGTTGGCGAACATCGCTTTCTATGTCCAATCCTGTGCGGAGGTAGTCATCCTTGCTATTATCGTGGGTATCATGTTCGGAGTGCATGTCAATGCAAGTGAGGAAAATAACAACTGGGGCTTGAGTGTTCTGATTGCCTTTGCGAGTGGTGTGTGGCTGCTCGTTTCGTTGCCttggttctttcttgagaAGCGTCGGCCAGGACAGGATCCGCAGGGGAGGAATATCTTCGTTGCGGGTCTGTGGCAGCTGTATTATGCTATGAAGCAGGTGTGGAGACTGAAGCAGAGCTTGCTTTATCTTGTTGGTAAGATttga
- a CDS encoding Nur1/Mug154 family protein (predicted protein), with protein sequence MPRLIRRQPLTERIKSYLNPLDFLLWLSEEIDANDWDQFEKDWALPLGVALNVVFLIARANTQPSGGRAIDDVFGEDGGTPWLSWFASFVVHLLACFTGLNSLYTFYRKRHYRMFEASIDRAPATPSAHRVRVDSTPASPLRYFANAISGSARSRAHPDAQRDVWELAVWDPLPICLRLFCLFSPGHVLVYWLFLPTQLSDPRPSVTIVTTIFLTTLLSVQMTFLSSSFKQQAKDSTLVHKEVLKEYDTKYVHPRTQPLMRDVGTQFSGADVTQSGSKSKSNKVDTYTPTFIVQRGFKTSPNPNYLKHVDPDGISSGRQSLAGTPSGPSQYQGSLQTPSHLRDTSPIVRGPISSIRQPQFRQTPTATGDGGSLGIYSHANSPLRKSSSTNFDRRLRSTGDFFYRERGGSPMKKPSSPLKRSNVPGDASAIASGSRRSHLDLRRQTGRF encoded by the exons ATGCCCCGGCTCATACGCCGCCAACCATTGACAGAGCGTATCAAATCCTATCTAAACCCCTTGGACTTTCTCCTATGGCTGTCGGAAGAGATAGATGCAAATGATTGGGATCAGTTTGAGAAGGACTGGGCACTTCCTTTGGGTGTGGCCTTAAATGTGGTCTTTCTGATCGCAAGAGCCAATACTCAACCCAGTGGCGGGAGAGCCATAGACGATGTTTTCGGCGAAGATGGAGGTACTCCCTGGCTCAGCTGGTTT GCTTCGTTCGTCGTTCATCTACTCGCGTGTTTTACCGGGCTTAATAGTCTCTATACATTTTACCGCAAACGACACTATCGCATGTTTGAAGCATCAATTGATCGCGCACCTGCGACACCATCGGCTCACCGTGTACGTGTTGACTCAACTCCAGCCTCACCGCTGCGATACTTTGCAAATGCGATTTCCGGGTCGGCACGTTCAAGAGCGCACCCCGATGCGCAGCGCGACGTGTGGGAACTTGCCGTGTGGGACCCTCTACCGATATGTTTGCGGTTGTTCTGCCTTTTTAGCCCCGGGCACGTTTTAGTTTACTGGCTTTTCCTGCCTACACAACTGTCAGATCCTCGACCAAGTGTTACCATTGTGACGACAATCTTTTTGACAACGCTTTTGTCAGTACAGATGACATTTCTATCATCCTCTTTTAAGCAACAGGCCAAGGATTCTACCCTGGTACATAAAGAAGTGTTGAAAGAGTATGACACAAAATATGTACATCCTCGAACTCAGCCTTTAATGAGAGATGTCGGTACTCAATTTTCTGGCGCAGATGTCACCCAATCCGGCTCCAAATCCAAATCTAACAAAGTGGACACTTATACTCCAACATTCATTGTCCAGCGGGGGTTCAAGACCAGCCCGAACCCCAACTACCTTAAACACGTTGACCCGGATGGTATTTCTTCTGGGCGTCAATCACTAGCTGGAACCCCTTCTGGCCCGTCTCAATACCAAGGCTCACTGCAAACACCAAGTCATTTGCGGGACACTTCTCCTATTGTTCGAGGTCCGATCTCGTCAATTCGGCAGCCGCAGTTTCGTCAAACCCCTACCGCCACGGGAGATGGTGGCAGTCTTGGTATCTACTCGCATGCTAATTCTCCGTTGAGGAAATCAAGTTCCACGAACTTTGACCGCCGTCTCCGAAGTACTGGGGATTTCTTTTATAGGGAGCGAGGTGGAAGTCCAATGAAGAAGCCGTCTAGCCCGCTGAAGAGAAGCAATGTTCCTGGTGACGCGAGCGCCATTGCGTCAGGTTCAAGACGAAGTCATCTCGACTTACGTCGCCAGACAGGAAGGTTCTAA
- a CDS encoding uncharacterized protein (predicted protein), with amino-acid sequence MTSLLEKASTFFSSHISQFRLLIQSGNDTRAVIVSALSATVVAVTLPRIYRDYRTFISYGPGGVPYNLIGWFAASVILPPWGREMFSTGVYEEKIAAGETTSYLGDEWDLLRKRDHRPQIGPHIVPQRQITEFPSEEIKEKLNQDFYAFANRNQHLVGLSPSKLELHADALFLADGLVPTPAAQQLKGEIAHIHRLKDFSLHVTLAPADCKKVIEAGWGQRHRLSGVQAPKALFGGKVISLPSEYVLIYAPRTKQEAVFVVEIIAASVKYMTGSVEVR; translated from the exons ATGACATCCCTCCTAGAAAAAGcctcgacattcttctcctcgcaTATCTCTCAGTTCCGACTCCTCATACAATCGGGTAATGATACCCGGGCTGTTATTGTTTCTGCGTTGTCGGCTACGGTGGTAGCAGTTACGCTACCTCGTATCTATCGCGATTACCGGACTTTTATTTCCTATGGGCCCGGGGGTGTGCCGTATAATCTTATTGGGTGGTTTGCGGCTAGTGTGATTCTTCCGCCGTGGGGAAGGGAGATGTTTTCGACGGGGGTATatgaggagaagattgcGGCGGGGGAGACGACGAGTTATCTTGGTGATGAATGGGATCTTTTGAGGAAAAGGGATCATCGACCTCAGATTGGACCGCATATTGTGCCGCAGAGACAGATTACGGAGTTTCCTTCGGAGGAGATTAAGGAG AAACTGAATCAGGATTTCTACGCCTTCGCCAACCGCAACCAACACCTCGTCGGACTTTCCCCGTCGAAGCTCGAACTTCACGCCGATGCCCTCTTTCTCGCTGATGGCCTTGTCCCCACTCCCGCTGCGCAGCAGTTGAAGGGCGAGATTGCGCATATCCATCGCTTGAAGGATTTCTCACTGCATGTGACTTTGGCTCCTGCTGACT GCAAGAAAGTGATTGAAGCAGGTTGGGGGCAACGGCATAGATTATCTGGGGTTCAGGCTCCGAAGGCACTTTTTGGAGGAAAGGTCATCTCGCTTCCGTCGGAGTATGTTTTAATTTATGCCCCGCGCACCAAACAAGAGGCTGTGTTTGTGGTGGAGATCATTGCTGCTAGTGTGAAGTATATGACTGGGTCTGTGGAGGTCAGGTAG